In the Octadecabacter sp. SW4 genome, one interval contains:
- a CDS encoding cytochrome c: MRVIRAGFVLAIIGGAVAWFATRPASLDPALLAGLQGDATRGALVFAAAGCAACHTAPDSDPSDRPVLAGGRAFPSDFGRFIAPNISPDPSAGIGAWSDYDLANAIMRGVGPEGAHYYPAFPYTTYAKADPQDIVDLIAHLRTLPASDVENQPHDVGFPFNIRRMLGGWKLLFSTDAWALADPLPDDVARGRYLVEALGHCSECHTARNVLGGLRRAQWLAGAPNPSGEGTIPNITPAALSWSAGDIVEYLTSGFTPEFDTAGGEMVDVIANTARLPESDRAAIAAYLKAVPAVE; this comes from the coding sequence ATGCGGGTGATCCGCGCCGGGTTTGTGCTGGCGATCATCGGCGGCGCGGTCGCGTGGTTTGCGACCCGCCCCGCGTCGCTTGACCCTGCCCTGCTTGCGGGGCTGCAAGGGGACGCGACCCGCGGCGCACTGGTTTTTGCCGCCGCCGGCTGCGCCGCCTGCCACACCGCGCCCGACAGTGACCCGTCGGACCGGCCCGTGCTGGCTGGCGGGCGGGCCTTTCCCAGTGATTTTGGCCGCTTCATCGCCCCCAATATTTCGCCCGACCCAAGCGCCGGTATCGGGGCCTGGAGCGATTATGATCTGGCCAATGCGATCATGCGCGGGGTCGGCCCCGAGGGCGCGCATTACTACCCCGCCTTTCCCTATACCACCTATGCCAAGGCCGATCCGCAGGATATTGTCGACCTGATCGCGCACCTGCGCACCCTGCCCGCCAGCGATGTCGAAAACCAACCCCATGATGTTGGTTTTCCGTTCAATATCAGGCGGATGCTGGGCGGTTGGAAGCTGCTGTTCAGCACCGATGCATGGGCGCTGGCGGACCCGCTGCCCGACGATGTCGCGCGTGGCCGTTATCTGGTCGAGGCCCTGGGGCATTGCAGCGAATGTCACACGGCGCGCAATGTTCTGGGCGGGCTGCGGCGCGCCCAATGGCTGGCCGGTGCGCCCAACCCCAGCGGCGAAGGCACCATTCCCAATATCACCCCCGCCGCATTAAGCTGGAGCGCGGGCGATATCGTCGAATATCTGACCAGCGGCTTCACACCCGAGTTTGACACGGCGGGCGGCGAGATGGTCGACGTGATCGCCAATACCGCGCGCCTGCCCGAAAGCGACCGCGCCGCGATCGCTGCCTACCTCAAGGCCGTGCCAGCGGTGGAGTGA
- the lipA gene encoding lipoyl synthase, protein MRDLKIPAQRHPEKQRRPDSAQPKKPDWIRVKAPGGAGYAETARIMRDNKLTTVCEEAGCPNVGECWSQGHATMMIMGEVCTRACTFCNIATGKPPEDLDIFEPGRVADAVKKLGLNHVVITSVDRDDIEDGGAEHFAQTIRAIRKQSPDTTIEILTPDFIRCDASALEVVVQARPDVFNHNLETVPGLYPEVRPGARYFHSLRLLQRVKELDPTMFTKSGIMVGLGEDKQAVTQVMEDMRAADIDFLTIGQYLQPTPKHHAVDRFVTPDEFKSYEKTAYNKGFLMVSATPLTRSSYHAGDDFARLRAARMAKLGA, encoded by the coding sequence ATGCGCGATCTGAAAATTCCGGCACAGCGCCACCCCGAAAAGCAGCGCCGCCCCGATAGTGCGCAGCCCAAGAAACCCGACTGGATTCGCGTCAAGGCGCCCGGGGGCGCCGGCTATGCCGAAACCGCCAGGATCATGCGCGACAACAAGTTGACGACGGTCTGCGAAGAAGCAGGCTGTCCCAATGTTGGCGAATGCTGGTCCCAGGGTCACGCGACGATGATGATCATGGGCGAAGTTTGCACGCGGGCTTGCACGTTTTGCAATATCGCCACCGGCAAACCGCCCGAGGATTTGGATATCTTTGAACCCGGGCGCGTGGCCGATGCAGTGAAAAAGCTGGGGCTGAACCACGTCGTCATCACATCCGTTGATCGCGACGATATCGAAGACGGCGGGGCGGAACACTTTGCCCAGACGATCCGCGCCATTCGCAAGCAATCGCCCGACACCACGATTGAAATTCTGACGCCGGATTTTATCCGCTGTGATGCCAGCGCATTGGAGGTCGTTGTTCAGGCGCGCCCTGATGTGTTCAACCACAACCTTGAAACCGTGCCGGGCCTTTACCCCGAGGTCCGACCCGGTGCGCGCTATTTCCACAGCCTGCGCCTGTTGCAGCGCGTCAAGGAACTTGACCCGACCATGTTTACCAAATCGGGCATCATGGTGGGCTTGGGCGAGGACAAACAGGCCGTCACGCAGGTCATGGAAGACATGCGCGCCGCCGACATCGATTTTCTGACCATCGGCCAATACCTGCAACCGACTCCGAAACACCATGCGGTGGACCGTTTCGTCACGCCAGACGAGTTCAAATCCTACGAAAAGACCGCCTATAACAAAGGGTTCTTGATGGTTTCGGCGACACCGCTGACCCGGTCCAGCTATCACGCGGGCGATGATTTCGCGCGCCTGCGGGCAGCGCGGATGGCGAAACTCGGGGCGTGA
- a CDS encoding cytochrome c, whose protein sequence is MTKLSLLLAGASIAFAGFATAEAHIDPAVAASMKARQAHMSLFAFNLGTLGGMAQDKIPYDAAAAMTAASNLAALAAVDQAGYWVEGSDTSVEGSRALPAIWDDMDGFVADQADLLAAAQGLDAAAGDGLDALKAAFGPVGGACGACHRAYRQSDE, encoded by the coding sequence ATGACCAAACTTTCCCTTTTGCTTGCCGGGGCGTCGATTGCCTTTGCCGGTTTCGCCACTGCCGAAGCACATATTGACCCCGCCGTCGCCGCATCCATGAAGGCGCGACAGGCGCATATGTCGCTTTTTGCGTTCAACCTTGGCACGCTGGGCGGTATGGCACAGGACAAGATCCCCTATGACGCCGCAGCCGCGATGACGGCAGCCAGCAACCTTGCGGCCCTCGCCGCGGTTGATCAGGCAGGCTATTGGGTCGAAGGGTCCGACACGTCTGTCGAGGGGAGCCGCGCCCTGCCCGCAATCTGGGATGACATGGACGGTTTCGTGGCCGATCAGGCCGATCTTCTGGCCGCCGCGCAGGGGCTGGACGCCGCCGCCGGCGATGGTCTTGATGCGCTCAAAGCCGCCTTTGGACCGGTCGGCGGGGCCTGCGGTGCCTGCCACCGCGCCTATCGTCAAAGCGACGAATAA
- a CDS encoding VIT1/CCC1 transporter family protein, with protein sequence MAINWPTHRRDIHRQTAVQEYLRQIVYGGNDGIVTTFAIVAGFAGAAADGVAQIGGLAVLVFGLANLFADGVSMGLGEFLSGRAARDMYHTRRNTELRALRDNPAQELRELQQILQERGLPQGIAAQTATALGDHPEAVADLMMTYEFGQPDPRDDTPAINGSFTFVAFLAFGVIPLVPYFVFPPTDRTFWISVGATLAALAALGLLRWSATGERLARTMGETVSVGTLCAAVAFGVGWLVGG encoded by the coding sequence ATGGCGATCAACTGGCCGACCCACCGCCGCGATATCCACCGCCAGACAGCGGTGCAGGAATACCTGCGCCAGATCGTTTACGGCGGCAATGACGGGATCGTCACGACCTTTGCGATCGTCGCCGGTTTTGCGGGGGCGGCGGCCGATGGCGTTGCGCAGATCGGCGGGCTGGCGGTGCTGGTCTTTGGCCTTGCCAACCTGTTTGCCGATGGTGTGTCGATGGGTCTGGGCGAATTTCTCTCCGGGCGTGCGGCGCGCGACATGTATCATACGCGCCGCAATACCGAACTGCGCGCCCTGCGCGACAATCCCGCCCAAGAGCTGCGCGAATTGCAGCAGATCTTGCAGGAACGCGGCCTGCCCCAGGGCATCGCCGCGCAAACCGCCACCGCCCTTGGCGACCATCCCGAGGCGGTCGCGGATCTGATGATGACCTATGAATTTGGCCAACCCGACCCGCGCGACGATACCCCGGCCATCAACGGCAGTTTCACGTTTGTCGCCTTTTTGGCCTTTGGGGTGATCCCGCTTGTCCCCTATTTTGTGTTCCCCCCGACCGATCGCACCTTCTGGATATCGGTCGGGGCGACTTTGGCTGCCCTTGCCGCGCTTGGCCTGCTGCGCTGGAGCGCGACAGGTGAACGCCTTGCCCGCACGATGGGTGAAACCGTATCGGTCGGGACGCTGTGCGCGGCGGTGGCCTTTGGCGTTGGCTGGCTGGTCGGCGGCTAG
- a CDS encoding type II toxin-antitoxin system RatA family toxin yields the protein MPHHAETKTLPYTPEQMYALVADVARYPEFLPWTAAARIRSVTAHSDHSVMLADLVISFKVFREKFGSRVTLWPALHKIDTDYIDGPFKHLHSTWVFTPHTEGCTVSFEVDFEFRNRLLQGAAGLFFNEAMHRIVQAFETRAADLYGQAR from the coding sequence ATGCCGCATCACGCCGAGACCAAAACGCTGCCCTATACGCCAGAGCAGATGTATGCGCTTGTGGCTGATGTGGCGCGTTATCCCGAATTTCTGCCCTGGACGGCGGCGGCGCGCATTCGCAGCGTCACCGCGCATAGCGATCACAGCGTGATGCTGGCCGATCTGGTAATCAGCTTTAAGGTCTTTCGCGAAAAGTTCGGCAGCCGCGTGACGCTCTGGCCCGCGCTGCATAAGATCGACACCGACTATATCGACGGGCCGTTCAAGCATCTGCACAGCACCTGGGTGTTTACCCCCCATACCGAGGGCTGCACCGTTTCCTTCGAGGTGGATTTCGAATTCCGCAACCGCCTGTTGCAGGGCGCGGCGGGCCTGTTTTTCAACGAGGCGATGCATCGGATCGTGCAGGCCTTTGAAACCCGCGCCGCCGATCTTTATGGGCAGGCCCGCTAG
- the hpt gene encoding hypoxanthine phosphoribosyltransferase encodes MSTPDHSSYVIDEMISAKSIAARIEDLAREIQREFKGTDKLVVVGLLRGSFVFIADLVRELDLPVEVDFLEASSYGDGMESSREVRIFKDLRGQIEGRDVLVVEDIIDTGHTLAHVTEYLRTKHPARLKSIALLDKPTRREVDYRADWLGFEIPDEFVVGYGIDYAQRNRNLPFIGKVRFV; translated from the coding sequence ATGTCCACGCCCGACCATTCATCCTATGTCATCGACGAAATGATCAGCGCCAAATCCATTGCCGCGCGGATCGAGGATCTGGCCCGCGAGATCCAGCGCGAATTCAAAGGCACCGACAAACTGGTCGTGGTCGGGTTGCTGCGCGGATCGTTTGTGTTCATCGCCGATCTGGTGCGTGAGCTTGACCTGCCCGTCGAGGTCGATTTCCTTGAGGCCTCGAGCTATGGCGACGGGATGGAAAGCAGCCGCGAAGTGCGGATTTTCAAAGACCTGCGCGGCCAGATCGAAGGCCGTGACGTGCTTGTGGTCGAAGATATCATCGACACGGGCCACACCCTGGCGCATGTGACCGAATACCTGCGCACCAAACACCCCGCACGCCTGAAATCCATCGCCCTGCTGGACAAACCCACGCGGCGCGAAGTTGACTATCGGGCGGACTGGCTGGGTTTTGAAATTCCGGATGAATTTGTCGTGGGCTACGGGATTGACTATGCCCAACGCAACCGCAACCTGCCGTTCATCGGCAAGGTCAGGTTCGTCTAG
- a CDS encoding porin produces MKKIVLCAGLASIATGVAAQSGPDMMFEGAIAYGISTDFTDDFEYVTLDFSLEGQFPGSAGLGYFLDYESLAESSDLGDNIDALYYGLTYDVGPGTLQFGRPKSVITDFTDSPRYGQDPSFRIFLSSFTGSILELLTLDEEDIYGLRYDGNYGQFNVGLSLHYSQSADVTLSSAALSYDAGNFTPFVLVETLSEFGPGEETRFSLGTKYADGPFSGLISYTMNAAFDPDLSSLLLTGEYQVNDNFEAGLTILQIDGGGGAEEIYGIGGQYTFDVGAYVRADVTAFSSGGDDPIYNFEVGYEF; encoded by the coding sequence ATGAAGAAGATCGTATTATGCGCTGGCCTTGCCAGCATCGCCACGGGTGTCGCGGCGCAAAGCGGACCTGATATGATGTTCGAGGGTGCGATCGCTTATGGCATCAGCACCGACTTTACCGACGACTTTGAGTATGTCACGCTCGACTTCAGTCTTGAGGGGCAGTTCCCAGGCAGCGCGGGGCTTGGATATTTTCTGGACTACGAAAGCCTCGCCGAATCCTCCGACCTTGGAGACAATATTGATGCGCTCTATTATGGTCTTACGTATGACGTTGGGCCCGGCACCCTGCAGTTCGGTCGGCCAAAGTCGGTCATCACCGATTTTACCGATAGCCCACGCTATGGCCAGGACCCGAGCTTCAGAATTTTTCTGTCGTCGTTCACTGGCAGCATCTTAGAGTTGCTCACACTTGATGAAGAGGACATTTACGGACTGCGTTACGATGGCAACTATGGTCAGTTCAATGTGGGCCTCAGCCTGCACTATTCCCAAAGTGCCGACGTCACGCTGAGCAGTGCCGCCCTGTCTTATGACGCGGGCAATTTCACACCTTTCGTATTGGTTGAAACCCTTTCCGAATTCGGACCGGGCGAGGAAACGCGCTTTTCGCTGGGGACGAAATACGCCGATGGTCCGTTCTCGGGCCTGATCTCATACACGATGAATGCGGCCTTTGACCCTGATCTGTCGTCCCTATTGCTGACCGGTGAGTATCAGGTGAATGACAATTTCGAGGCAGGTCTGACCATCTTGCAGATTGATGGCGGTGGTGGAGCCGAAGAAATCTATGGAATCGGCGGGCAGTATACTTTCGATGTTGGCGCCTATGTGCGCGCTGATGTCACGGCCTTCAGTAGTGGCGGCGACGATCCGATCTACAACTTCGAGGTTGGCTACGAATTTTAA
- a CDS encoding DUF6456 domain-containing protein: MRTEPRFMVARVLPELVPQPVRHYLDHTAAGTSIRALARAAEVHASTILRQVRRIENRRDDPLVDAALRRLSENSDAASLLQQEPCMIQTPRTHAHEEQQRISAECSRALRRLVETGAVLAVAQDMEMAVVVRDAPDGSTTRSAVVGQDVAQVLALNDWIATDNPDARVVKYRVTAAGRHQLRAFMASDENRATGMAEVRASFDHARALAPAESPLNGLARRRDKDGKPFLSTALVRAGERLREDFELAQMGPRVTQDWDSFLTAGTTQTHTSAPGNSPAAADARVKAALADLGPGLADIALRCCCFLEGMETTEKHMGWSARSGKIVLRIALQRLRLHYDSLGQAGKMIG, encoded by the coding sequence ATGCGGACTGAACCACGTTTCATGGTCGCGCGGGTGCTGCCTGAATTGGTGCCGCAACCGGTGCGTCACTATCTTGATCACACCGCTGCGGGCACATCCATTCGCGCACTCGCCCGCGCCGCCGAAGTTCATGCCAGCACGATTCTGCGTCAGGTGCGCCGGATCGAAAACCGCCGTGACGATCCGCTGGTCGATGCGGCCCTGCGCCGGCTTTCCGAAAACTCTGATGCAGCTTCGCTTTTGCAACAGGAGCCATGCATGATACAGACCCCCCGCACGCACGCCCACGAGGAACAGCAACGTATCAGCGCCGAGTGCAGCCGCGCCCTGCGCCGTCTGGTTGAAACCGGCGCAGTGCTGGCCGTCGCGCAGGACATGGAAATGGCCGTGGTGGTGCGTGATGCCCCCGATGGCAGCACGACGCGGTCCGCCGTGGTCGGACAGGACGTGGCGCAGGTGCTGGCCCTCAATGACTGGATCGCCACCGACAATCCGGACGCACGGGTGGTGAAATACCGCGTGACGGCGGCGGGGCGCCACCAGTTGCGCGCCTTCATGGCCAGCGATGAAAACCGCGCGACCGGCATGGCCGAAGTGCGCGCCAGCTTTGATCATGCCCGCGCGCTTGCCCCGGCCGAAAGCCCGCTGAACGGGCTGGCACGGCGACGCGACAAGGATGGCAAACCGTTTTTAAGCACCGCATTGGTGCGGGCGGGCGAACGCCTGCGCGAAGATTTCGAGCTGGCGCAGATGGGTCCGCGTGTCACCCAGGACTGGGACAGTTTCCTGACCGCTGGCACCACCCAGACCCACACAAGCGCGCCTGGCAATTCGCCCGCGGCCGCAGATGCGCGCGTCAAGGCGGCCCTGGCCGATCTTGGCCCCGGTCTGGCCGATATCGCGCTACGCTGCTGTTGTTTCCTTGAAGGTATGGAAACAACAGAAAAGCACATGGGCTGGTCGGCGCGTTCGGGCAAGATCGTGCTGCGGATCGCCTTGCAACGCTTGCGGCTGCATTACGACAGTCTGGGGCAGGCGGGCAAGATGATCGGCTAG
- a CDS encoding DUF6477 family protein, translating to MLDVLGMVGALERPKLLVNAARFGLDDYDRERHLRRVLRTDHLPRPAQALMMLLELESVMDGQRTAKQAEYGIARHLDLLIAIMGEARILRATSRPSVVAT from the coding sequence ATGTTGGATGTTTTGGGGATGGTTGGCGCGTTGGAGCGCCCGAAATTGCTGGTCAATGCTGCCCGTTTTGGTTTGGACGATTATGACCGCGAGCGGCATTTGCGCCGCGTGCTACGCACAGATCACCTGCCCCGCCCGGCACAGGCGCTGATGATGCTGTTAGAGCTGGAATCGGTCATGGACGGGCAACGCACAGCCAAACAGGCCGAGTATGGCATCGCCCGCCATCTGGATCTTTTGATCGCCATCATGGGCGAGGCACGGATCTTGCGCGCCACGTCCCGCCCATCAGTCGTCGCTACATAA